The genomic region CGGCAGCTCGCCGTGGGAGGCGGGGAAGGTGCGGGTGCTGATCCGCACGCCGCGCCGGGGGCGACCGAGGAGGAGGTTGGCCGGGCCTCGGGAGGGGATGGTGGTCCCCTGGACCCGGCGCAACCTCTCCTCGCTCATCCGGGCGACCGACATCGCGGGCGCGGCGCGGAAGAGCCTGTCCAGCGCGCGCACGCCCAGCGGTGGTCGCTCGGTCACTGCTGCCCGGTCCTGCGGGTGGTTCCGGTGCCGGGTCAGCGGCGGGTGAAGCGGCTGAGGATGCCGCGCACGCCCTTGCCGATGGCGGCGTCGGTGCCGCCTCCGCGGGTCGCGCCGCCACCCATGCTGCCTCCGGTCATGCCGGCACCGCCCGTGCGGGCGCCGCCTCCGCCTCGACCGAGGACCTTGGACAAGATGCTGCCGATCATGGTGTCTCCCTCCTTGCCGGCGCGAGCGCCGGCGACGGTGTGTGCTGCCTGGGCTCCTACCCACTCCGCGGGCGGGTCATGCCGACTCACCCCCCTGGTGCGGAGGGTGCTGCGGACGGCTCAGACGACCCGGTCGCCCACGATGCGCAGCTCGCCGCCGACCCGGCCCACGTCGATGCGGCGGGTCTCGCGCGAACCGCCGTCGTAGGTGAGGGTGACGTCGACGCTCCCGCCGCCCACGTCCTGCACCGCGACGATCTCGACTCTCGAGATCCCCGACCAGAACCCGTCGTAGCTGTCGCGCCCGATCTGCTCCTGCAGCGACGGGCTGAGCGTCGCCCAGCCGGCGTCGCGGTCGCCGGGCAGCACCGCGTAGTAGTCCTCGACGAGCCCGACCGCCTCTCCGCCGCTGGCACCCTGGGTGGGCTCGGTGTCGTCGGGCTCCTCGGTGGGTTCCGTGGCCTCCTGCGTCGGCTCCGAGGTCTCCTCGGTGGGCTCGTTCTCCTCGGTCGGCTCGGGCGAACCGGAGGGGGCCGAGGTGGTCTCGTCGGCGCTCGGGGCGCCGTCGTCGTCACCGGTGGTGGCCAGCAGCGCGAGGCCGCCGATGGCCAGCACCAGCACCACGATCACCGCGGCCACCCACCAGCCCGCCGTCGTACGCCGCTGCCGCTCGCGGCCCGGCTCGGGCGCCGGGGCCGGCACGGGCTCCGGCTCGGGCGCCGGCTCGGGCTCGGGCTCGGGCGCAGGAGACGAGGCCGCGGCCGCCGCGGCCGGTGCTGCGGCGGGGACGGGGGCGGGGAAGACCTGGGTCGCGGCGCCGTCGTCGTCGGCCCGCGTGTCCTGCACCCCGGCCCCGCCGGCGGCCACGTCGTGCAGCTCGCGCGCCACCTGGGCCATCGACCAGCGCACCTCGGGGTCGGGGTCGAGCATGTGCCCGATCACGCCGGCCAGGGCACCGGCGCGCCGGGGCGGGTCGGGGCTCTCCTGGGCGATCGCGGCCAGGGTGGCGATCGCGTTCTCGCGGGGTGCGTAGGGCTGGCGGCCCTCGACGGCGGCGTACAGCGTGGCGCCGAGCGCCCACACGTCGGAGGCGGGCGACGACTCGGCGCCGCGGGCCAGCTCGGGCGAGAAGTAGGCGGGGGTGCCGGTCAGCAGCCCGGTCTGGGTGCGGTGCTCGTCGGCGGCGTTGCTGCGGGCGATGCCGAAGTCGGAGATCTTGGCGTGGTCGCCCTCGGCGACCAGCACGTTGCCGGGCTTGACGTCGCGGTGCACGGTGCCGCGCTCGTGGGCCAGTGCCAGCCCATCGGCGACCTGCGCGCCGATTGCCGCGGCACGGCGCGGGTCGAGCGGTCCCTCCTCACGCGCCAGCTGCGAGAGCGTGCGCGAGGGCACGTACTCCATCACCAGCCAGATGGTCTCGCCCTCGTCGACGGCGTCGAAGACCGAGACGACGTTGGGGTGCTGCAGCGCCGCCGAGCTGCGCGCCTCGCGCAGCCCTCGCGCCAGGTCGGCCGCCTCGCCGGGCAGCGCGCCGATCTGCTTGACCGCGACCTCGCGACCCAGCATCTCGTCGCGGCACAACCACACCGCGCCCATCCCGCCCCGGCCCAGCTCGCGCTCCACGCGGTAGCGCCCGGCGATCAGCTGCGGTGCCATCACTCTCCCTCCGACGACTGCGCCCGGCCCCGTCCGGGGCCCGACCTGTCCTGCATACCCGCTCCGGGCTCGATCCACGCAAGCGAACGGGTGACGACGCTCCGGCGCCTCACCCCGGCAGCACCGGCTCGAGCCCCAGCCACCCCGCCAGGTCCTCGATCTCGGAGCGCACCGCGGCCCGGGTCTCGGCGCCGAACGGCTCGTCCTCGTGCACCGCGTGCACCACCAGCGCCCCGGCGCGCCGGTCGGCGGTGGCGTCGACCTTGCCGAGCAGCCGGTCGCCGACCAGCACCGGCAGCGCGTAGTAGCCCCAGCGCCGCTGGGCCTGGGGCTTGTACATCTCCAGCTGGTAGTCGAAGGCGAACAGCTCGACCATCCGCTTGCGGTCGAAGACCAGCCGGTCGAGCGGCGAGAGCAGCGCCACCCGGGGCTCGAACGGCTCCTCGAGCGCCGCCAGCTGGGCGGGATCGACCCGCCACCGCCCGCGCACCCCCTCGACCACGGCCGGCTCCCCCACCTCGCCGACGTGGTCGGGGTCGGGGCCCGGCACCTTCGCCGACCTGGCGCGGGCCACGCCCAGCGCGGCCAGGCGGCGTACGCCGCGCTCGTGCAGGGCCACCTCGACCGGCGGCAGCGGGTCGTCGGTGTAGACGCGCTCGGCGAGGTCCCACAGCCGGGTGCGGCCCTCGCGCCCGGCCACCGCGACCTCGCCGCGGGTCGCGAGCACCTGCAGCAGCTTGTCGACGTTCTTGCCGTTGCTCCAGCCCGAGGAGCCCCACGGCCGCACGCAGGTGTCGGGCAGCGCGGTCGCCGGCAGCGGTCCGTCGGCGCGCAGCCGCTCGAGCACGTCGGCGCGGCAGCCGCCGTTGTCGAGCGCCCACTCCCAGGCGGCGTGCTCGTAGGGGTCGTGCAGCGCCGGGTCGGGCCAGACCGCCATCTCGGCGCGGTGCAGCGCGACGTCGTCGTGGTGGAGCAGGCGCATCGAGATCTCCACGAGACGCTGCTCCTCGCAGCGCGCGGGCAGCTCGTCGCGGTCGAGGCCCCCGCCCAGCCGGCTCCACAGCACCAGCTCGGCGCTCGGGGCGACCCGCGCGGTCAGGTCGACCTGCACCATCGTCAGCGCCCGCACCACCTCCAGCACGTCGAGCCCTCGTCGCCGCGCCGGCGCGTCGAGCAGCTGGGCCCGCACCGCGACCCGGCGCGCCTGCTCGGCGCTGAGCCGGTGCGGTGACGAGGAGTCGGTGGCCATGCCCGGCAGCGTAGGCCGCCCCGGGGACGGTGCGCAGCCACTACAGTCACGGCCGTGACCCCCCTCAGCGGCCTGCTCCACCGTGGCCTGCACCGTGGCCTGCACCGTGGCCTGCACGCCGCCTGGCGCTACCTCGACGGTCTCGGCGAGATCGTGCCCGGCACCACCTCGGCCGCGGCCTTCGGCTCCCTGGGGCGCGGCAGCAGCATCGGCTTCGCCCCCGCCACGATCCTCAACCCCGCCTCGATCCACATCGGCGAGGACACCCTGATCGGGCGCCAGGTGACCCTTTCGGTCGGGTACGGCGTCGGCGACCCCACCGCACCGCCGCGCGGCCTGGTGATCGGCGACCGGTGCGCCATCGGGGCGCGCAGCTCCTTCACCGCCCACGAGTCGATCGAGATCGGCGACGGGGTCTTCTGCGGGCAGGGCGTCTTCGTCACCGACACCAGCCACGGCTACCAGGACCCGACGATGCCGGTGGGCAAGCAGTTCGGCGCCCACGACCCGGTCGTGATCGGTGCGGGGTCGTGGCTGGGCCACGGCGCGATGGTGATGCCCGGCGCGCGCGTCGGGCGCAACGTCGTGGTCGCGGCCGGCTCGGTGGTGCGCGGTGTGGTCGAGGACCACGCGGTCGTCGCCGGCAACCCCGCGCGCGTCGTACGCCGCCTCGAGCCCGACGTCGGCTGGGTCGGCTCGCGCGGCGACGTGCGGCCGGTGGTGCCGCAGGCCGAGATGCTGGCGCGCCTCGCAGAGGGCTGAGGGCGGGCCTCAGCGGCTCCCGGTGCGCGCCAGCTCGTCGAGCTCGGCGTGGAAGGCGTCGAGGATCGTCTCCGGGTCGGGCACCACGCGGGTGTCGACCTTGAAGCCCACGCGCACGGTGCCGGCGTAGGTGAAGATGCAGGTGCCGACGGTCTGCTCGCCCGAGCCGGGCACCCAGCCCAGCAGGCTCCCGATGCGGGTGCCGGCCAGGTAGCGCGCCTCGCGCGGGCCCGGCACGTTGGTGGTCACGCCGCCGGCCTTCCCGGCGAAGAACGTCACCAGCGCCCGGCTCAGCCGCGACCCCAGGCGCCCGATCCCCTGGATCAGCGCGAAGGTGATCACCGGCTCCGGGGAGCGCTTGATGACGTCCATGCGCCGCTTGGTCTCCGCCAGCCGGTCGGCGGCGTCGAGGCGCCCCGAGGGCAGCATCAGCAGCACCAGGGCGAACCGGTTGCCGAGCTCGCGGGGCAGCGGCAGGTGCATCGGGCGCAGGTTGACCGGGATCATCGTCGGGATGTCGACCGAGCGGCCGTCGTGGTCGAGCTGGTAGTGCTCCAGCGCCCCGGCGAGCGCCGCGACCAGCACGTCGTTGACGGTGGCGCCGGTCGCGCGGGCGACCTGCTTGACGACCTCGAGGTCGATCGGCTCCGACCAGACGGCGGCCTTGTGGGCCCCCGCCGCGCCCGACAGGGCGGTGTCGGGGTTGGAGGTCAGCAGCAGCTTGCGCAGCGCCGCGACCCCGCTGACACCGATCCGCAGCCCCTCCAGCAGCCCGCGGCGCACCCGCTCGGGGCGCAGCATCTTGGGGACCTCCGGCGCTGCGCGACGCGCGGCCTGCACCACGTCAGCCAGCGCGTGGTGCGGCTGCGGCGGGGCGTGCGTGCGTGCCGTCACGGTCGGCCTCGGGCGTCTCGTCGGTCAGCGAGAGCAGCACCTGGGTCAGCGCGATCCCGTCGGCCAGCGCGTGGTGCAGCCGCACGTAGACCGCCGAGCCCTCACGCAGTCCCTGGACCAGGTGGATGTCCCACAACGGCCGGTCCCGCGGCAGCGGCGTACCGAGGAAGCCGCTGACGTAGGCCTGCAGCGCCGCGTCGTCGCCGGGGGCGTCGAGGTGCACCTCGTGCACGTGCTGGTCGAGGTCGAGGTCGGGTACGTCGCGCCAGCGGGCCCGTCGCGCGCCGAACCGGCCGCGGCCGGGCACCGGCCGGCGCGAGAAGACCGGGTAGACGTCGAGC from Nocardioides salarius harbors:
- a CDS encoding WS/DGAT domain-containing protein, translating into MTARTHAPPQPHHALADVVQAARRAAPEVPKMLRPERVRRGLLEGLRIGVSGVAALRKLLLTSNPDTALSGAAGAHKAAVWSEPIDLEVVKQVARATGATVNDVLVAALAGALEHYQLDHDGRSVDIPTMIPVNLRPMHLPLPRELGNRFALVLLMLPSGRLDAADRLAETKRRMDVIKRSPEPVITFALIQGIGRLGSRLSRALVTFFAGKAGGVTTNVPGPREARYLAGTRIGSLLGWVPGSGEQTVGTCIFTYAGTVRVGFKVDTRVVPDPETILDAFHAELDELARTGSR
- a CDS encoding acyltransferase, whose amino-acid sequence is MTPLSGLLHRGLHRGLHRGLHAAWRYLDGLGEIVPGTTSAAAFGSLGRGSSIGFAPATILNPASIHIGEDTLIGRQVTLSVGYGVGDPTAPPRGLVIGDRCAIGARSSFTAHESIEIGDGVFCGQGVFVTDTSHGYQDPTMPVGKQFGAHDPVVIGAGSWLGHGAMVMPGARVGRNVVVAAGSVVRGVVEDHAVVAGNPARVVRRLEPDVGWVGSRGDVRPVVPQAEMLARLAEG
- a CDS encoding wax ester/triacylglycerol synthase domain-containing protein; this translates as MTRRPREHRVDPVDAIWLGMDRPQNLMVIEALMFLDGPLDRARFDHVVRSRLLDVYPVFSRRPVPGRGRFGARRARWRDVPDLDLDQHVHEVHLDAPGDDAALQAYVSGFLGTPLPRDRPLWDIHLVQGLREGSAVYVRLHHALADGIALTQVLLSLTDETPEADRDGTHARPAAAAPRAG
- a CDS encoding serine/threonine-protein kinase — its product is MAPQLIAGRYRVERELGRGGMGAVWLCRDEMLGREVAVKQIGALPGEAADLARGLREARSSAALQHPNVVSVFDAVDEGETIWLVMEYVPSRTLSQLAREEGPLDPRRAAAIGAQVADGLALAHERGTVHRDVKPGNVLVAEGDHAKISDFGIARSNAADEHRTQTGLLTGTPAYFSPELARGAESSPASDVWALGATLYAAVEGRQPYAPRENAIATLAAIAQESPDPPRRAGALAGVIGHMLDPDPEVRWSMAQVARELHDVAAGGAGVQDTRADDDGAATQVFPAPVPAAAPAAAAAASSPAPEPEPEPAPEPEPVPAPAPEPGRERQRRTTAGWWVAAVIVVLVLAIGGLALLATTGDDDGAPSADETTSAPSGSPEPTEENEPTEETSEPTQEATEPTEEPDDTEPTQGASGGEAVGLVEDYYAVLPGDRDAGWATLSPSLQEQIGRDSYDGFWSGISRVEIVAVQDVGGGSVDVTLTYDGGSRETRRIDVGRVGGELRIVGDRVV
- a CDS encoding DNA glycosylase AlkZ-like family protein, whose product is MATDSSSPHRLSAEQARRVAVRAQLLDAPARRRGLDVLEVVRALTMVQVDLTARVAPSAELVLWSRLGGGLDRDELPARCEEQRLVEISMRLLHHDDVALHRAEMAVWPDPALHDPYEHAAWEWALDNGGCRADVLERLRADGPLPATALPDTCVRPWGSSGWSNGKNVDKLLQVLATRGEVAVAGREGRTRLWDLAERVYTDDPLPPVEVALHERGVRRLAALGVARARSAKVPGPDPDHVGEVGEPAVVEGVRGRWRVDPAQLAALEEPFEPRVALLSPLDRLVFDRKRMVELFAFDYQLEMYKPQAQRRWGYYALPVLVGDRLLGKVDATADRRAGALVVHAVHEDEPFGAETRAAVRSEIEDLAGWLGLEPVLPG